A DNA window from Paenibacillus andongensis contains the following coding sequences:
- a CDS encoding amino acid adenylation domain-containing protein, which translates to MSQFKKEHVQDMYFLSPMQEGMLFHYLLEQGQSNAYFEQMSIRVRGTLDIGLFSVSLNRIAQRYDVFRTVFLYEKVKRPVQVVLKERQIQVRFEDVSSLPEQERELFVERFKQEDLEQGFDLSKDMMMRVSILQTGESEYQIFWSHHHILMDGWCLGIIVGELFQIYASLREQAPIQLERTYPYSDYIKWLERQDKDEAKRFWADALSGYEQLASVPQMTAPATDMAGRGYKQEELTIRFDEKLTAKLQQLAGKHQVTLNTVFQTIWGIVLQRYSHANDVVFGSVVSGRPSQVVGIEKMVGLFINTIPVRVKSSADQSFSDVLQSVQLNALAAESYTYLPLAEVQAQSLLKSNLFDHILVFENYPVEESVQNGSLESQLGFEATDVSMIEQTSYDLNLLVMPGRELAVRLNYNANVYNTQFLRSIEGHLNTVAWTIVEHPELRLKDLVMVTEEEKQLLLQLNDTREEVPSHLTVHRMFEEQAEKTPDQVAVVFGERQLTYLELNERANRLARTLHGKNVGADQAVGIMVERSPDLVVGILAILKAGGAYVPIDPELPEERVNYMLHNSGASILLTQSHLYGKLAFEGEILDISSDHVYDSESSNLEVNSSANDLFYIIYTSGTTGKPKGVMLEHRNMVNLLHHVFRHDNVNYGSTVLQYTTMIFDVCYQEIFSTLCSGGKLYLIDGDTKREVHKLLHLIEEAQIEVLFLPVSFLKFIFNEQEYAGRFPSCVRHIITAGEQLVVTNQLRSFLQKNGVKLHNHYGPSETHVVTIFQMEPNGDIPELPSIGRPIANNGIYMLNDGLQLQPFGAPGELFIAGDNVGRGYRNNDELTAEKFMPNPYREGERMYRTGDLARWMPDGNLEFLGRIDHQVKIRGHRIELGEIESQLLNHPSVTASAVLDRKDAQGGTYLCAYYVSDRPLHSLELRTYLLRELPEYMIPSFFMELAKLPVTPNGKTDRRALPEPDGEFVTGTEYIPPTNVVEEALIAIWQEVLGIVRIGIHDNFFSLGGHSLKAMTLMSRLNKHFSVNIPLRELFESPTAEGLARKIREAEEDVRKAIQPAGKKPYYPVSSAQKRMFVLQDLDDAGTGYNMPGVFIVCGELDRDLFERAFARLIQRHEALRTSFELVDGEPVQKIHENVDFEVEFSRLSESAEDSASENIVIERLVERFMRSFDLQKAPLIRVALVELQERRHLFMYDMHHIISDGVSMSVIVKEFVQLYGGGTLPELSIQYKDYAVWQQAQLESESLRKQEAFWLHSFAGELPQLELPSDFPRPAVQSFEGDHIRFAVDTELLGSLKRLAAENGSTLYMVLFAAYNILLSKYSGQEDIVVGTPTAGRSQADLEHVVGMFVGTLALRSRPEGGKTFHSFLSEVKEYALQAFEAQEYPFDKLLEQLNIRRDPGRNPLFDTMFSMQSIDPGLGQEGGAGFGELTFTPHVWQSGIAKFDLTLEVREGAGSLELQLDYSTNLFALETAKRMARHFVCLLEKIVLVPDLTLAELSIVPSEEEWQIVQEFNDTSSDYPNNETIATLFEKQSALTPNHPAVVFEGKQLTYRELNARANLLANELRKQGVGAGKVVGLLADRSIELMIGLMGILKAGGAYLLLDLEMPAERIRFMLEDSGANIVLTQRKLYWMAQAALAEHVIDLDEAVLNENSLISENLLSLGGPRDLAYVIYTSGSTGKPKGVLIEQRSVVRLVKETNYVQWSEDERILQTGALGFDAVTFEIFGALLNGATLYLADKSVILDSEKLGAFIADHRITTMWLTSPLFNQLSQENAELFAGVRQLLVGGDALSPSHINHVRYMFPSLRLINGYGPTENTTFSTTFLIERDYEGSIPIGRPISNSTAYIVNKYNQLQPIGVPGELCVGGDGVARGYANRPELTAETFVPNPFKEGETMYRTGDLAKWLPDGTIEYRGRIDQQVKIRGYRIELGEIEAELMKHPAMKDAVVIAREDANGQKFLCAYIVAEQELDVPEVKALLAQELPSYMVPAYMVQMEKLPLTANGKIDRRELPEPEGGLGLGTEYAAPRNMTEERLCVIWQDVLGVSQVGIRDDFFQLGGHSLKAMTLLARIKQQLQVNVPLRMLFESPTVEALAQHIVQADRESYAAIKPVELRDFYPVSSAQKRMYIMSQFTGSNTSYNIPGVMFMEGELDLERFEQAFRCLVARHESLRTTFETVHGEAVQIVHTNVHFEVEYARSTEEGLASIVTEFVQPFNLQKAPLLRVKLVHVSAQRYLLLFDMHHIVSDGVSMGILLSEFACLYRGDDLPELTVQYKDFAVWQNSMLSSESMRIHEAYWLETFSGTIPVLALPTDYPRPAVQSFEGDALTVRLSQPLRDQIHNIASDYGATLYMMLLAAYQVLLSKYSGQMDVIVGTPVAGRPLAETENILGMFVNTLAIRSQPESGKTFAQFLEEVKRSSLLALEHHHYPLEMLIDQLELRRDLSRNPLFDTVFSVQNQEMKASEFAGLRFEPYHTENKIAQFDLSVKAIEDENEIVLHAEYASHLFHKETIERMMTDYQALLHQVTENPGILLRDIALTHFDKLENVLDEAVEFLF; encoded by the coding sequence ATGAGCCAATTTAAAAAAGAACACGTCCAAGACATGTATTTTTTATCCCCGATGCAGGAAGGGATGCTGTTTCATTACTTGCTCGAGCAGGGCCAATCGAATGCTTACTTCGAACAAATGTCCATCCGCGTACGAGGGACGCTCGATATTGGCTTGTTTTCGGTCAGTTTAAACCGAATCGCTCAGCGGTATGACGTATTTCGCACCGTGTTCCTTTATGAAAAAGTGAAACGACCCGTGCAGGTGGTGCTGAAAGAGCGTCAGATTCAGGTCCGTTTTGAAGATGTCAGCAGTTTGCCTGAACAGGAACGTGAGCTATTTGTAGAGCGGTTTAAACAGGAAGATCTGGAGCAAGGATTCGATCTGTCCAAGGACATGATGATGCGTGTCTCCATTCTTCAGACGGGGGAGTCCGAATATCAAATCTTTTGGAGCCACCATCACATTCTGATGGACGGATGGTGTCTCGGTATCATCGTCGGCGAACTGTTCCAAATCTATGCCTCCTTGCGGGAACAAGCACCGATCCAGTTGGAAAGGACGTATCCATACAGCGACTACATCAAATGGCTGGAACGCCAGGACAAGGACGAAGCAAAGCGTTTTTGGGCTGATGCGCTGTCCGGATATGAACAACTGGCGTCTGTGCCCCAGATGACAGCTCCCGCCACGGATATGGCAGGGCGCGGATATAAGCAGGAAGAGCTGACAATCCGGTTCGATGAGAAGCTGACTGCGAAGCTGCAGCAGTTGGCGGGCAAGCACCAGGTAACGTTGAATACGGTGTTTCAGACGATCTGGGGCATCGTGCTGCAAAGGTATAGTCATGCGAATGATGTCGTATTTGGTTCCGTCGTTTCCGGGCGGCCTTCGCAGGTTGTCGGCATTGAGAAAATGGTCGGTTTGTTCATTAATACGATTCCGGTACGCGTGAAGTCGTCCGCGGATCAATCATTCTCGGATGTGCTGCAAAGTGTGCAGCTGAATGCGCTGGCTGCCGAATCGTACACCTACTTGCCGCTTGCTGAGGTTCAGGCGCAAAGCTTGCTTAAGAGTAATCTGTTCGATCATATTCTCGTTTTCGAAAACTATCCGGTGGAGGAGTCCGTGCAAAATGGATCCCTCGAAAGCCAATTGGGATTTGAAGCAACGGATGTGAGCATGATCGAGCAGACGAGCTACGATTTGAACTTGTTGGTTATGCCAGGCCGGGAGCTGGCGGTGCGCCTGAACTATAACGCGAACGTGTATAACACGCAGTTTCTGCGGAGCATCGAAGGACATCTGAATACCGTCGCATGGACAATCGTGGAACATCCGGAGCTGCGCCTGAAGGATCTAGTTATGGTCACCGAAGAAGAAAAGCAGCTTCTTCTGCAGCTGAACGATACGAGGGAAGAAGTTCCAAGCCATTTGACTGTTCATCGTATGTTTGAGGAGCAGGCGGAGAAAACGCCGGATCAAGTGGCCGTTGTATTCGGGGAACGGCAGTTGACGTACCTTGAATTGAACGAAAGGGCTAACCGATTAGCCAGAACGCTTCATGGCAAAAACGTTGGAGCGGATCAGGCTGTCGGGATTATGGTGGAACGTTCGCCGGATTTGGTAGTCGGTATTCTGGCGATTCTGAAAGCGGGAGGCGCTTATGTGCCGATCGATCCCGAGCTTCCGGAAGAACGCGTCAATTATATGCTTCACAACAGCGGTGCATCCATTTTGCTAACACAAAGCCATTTATACGGAAAGTTGGCGTTTGAGGGTGAAATCCTTGATATTTCGAGCGATCACGTATATGACTCGGAGAGCAGTAATCTGGAGGTAAACAGCAGCGCCAACGATCTGTTCTATATCATTTATACGTCAGGTACGACAGGTAAGCCAAAAGGTGTCATGCTTGAACATCGCAATATGGTCAACCTGCTTCACCATGTTTTCCGCCACGACAATGTCAATTACGGCAGTACTGTTCTGCAGTACACAACGATGATCTTCGATGTTTGCTACCAGGAGATTTTTTCTACATTGTGTTCGGGAGGGAAATTATATCTGATCGACGGAGATACGAAGCGAGAGGTGCATAAGCTGCTTCACTTAATTGAAGAGGCGCAAATTGAAGTCTTGTTCCTTCCGGTCTCCTTCTTGAAATTTATTTTTAACGAGCAAGAATACGCCGGCCGTTTTCCGTCTTGTGTACGGCATATCATTACTGCTGGCGAGCAGCTGGTGGTCACGAATCAGCTTCGTTCCTTTTTGCAAAAAAATGGCGTGAAACTCCATAACCATTATGGTCCGTCGGAGACCCATGTCGTCACCATCTTTCAGATGGAGCCAAACGGAGACATTCCTGAGCTGCCTTCGATTGGACGGCCGATTGCGAACAACGGCATCTATATGTTGAATGACGGATTGCAGCTTCAACCATTCGGCGCCCCGGGAGAATTATTCATAGCTGGTGATAACGTAGGGCGCGGTTACAGGAACAACGACGAGCTGACAGCGGAAAAGTTTATGCCAAATCCGTATCGTGAAGGCGAACGCATGTATCGAACGGGCGATCTGGCACGCTGGATGCCGGACGGCAACCTCGAGTTTCTAGGCCGTATCGACCATCAGGTGAAAATCCGTGGACACCGCATTGAGCTTGGCGAAATCGAATCGCAGTTGCTGAATCATCCTTCGGTGACGGCCTCAGCCGTATTGGACCGGAAAGATGCGCAGGGAGGAACTTATTTGTGCGCGTATTACGTGTCAGATAGGCCGCTTCATTCGCTAGAGCTGCGGACATATTTGCTGAGAGAACTGCCGGAATACATGATTCCGTCGTTTTTTATGGAGCTGGCTAAGCTGCCTGTGACACCGAACGGCAAAACAGACCGTCGAGCACTGCCTGAGCCTGATGGGGAGTTCGTAACGGGGACGGAGTACATACCGCCGACAAATGTCGTGGAAGAAGCACTTATTGCTATTTGGCAGGAAGTGTTGGGGATTGTCCGCATAGGCATTCATGACAATTTTTTCAGTCTCGGCGGACATTCGCTGAAAGCCATGACGTTGATGTCACGCTTGAACAAGCATTTCAGCGTCAATATCCCGCTGCGCGAGCTGTTTGAATCGCCTACAGCGGAAGGGTTGGCACGCAAGATCCGCGAGGCGGAGGAGGATGTCCGTAAAGCAATCCAACCAGCGGGGAAAAAGCCGTATTATCCGGTTTCCTCCGCACAAAAGCGGATGTTTGTGCTGCAAGATTTGGATGATGCAGGTACAGGCTACAATATGCCCGGCGTGTTTATCGTCTGCGGCGAGTTAGACCGCGACCTGTTCGAGAGAGCGTTCGCTCGCCTTATCCAGCGGCACGAAGCGCTGCGCACGTCCTTTGAGTTGGTCGACGGGGAGCCGGTTCAGAAGATTCATGAGAACGTCGATTTCGAAGTAGAGTTCTCACGACTGTCTGAAAGCGCTGAGGATTCGGCTTCAGAAAACATAGTCATTGAACGCCTGGTGGAGCGTTTTATGCGGTCATTCGATCTGCAAAAGGCGCCATTGATCCGTGTTGCGCTTGTAGAGCTGCAGGAACGGCGTCATTTGTTCATGTACGACATGCATCATATTATCTCAGACGGCGTATCGATGTCTGTCATCGTGAAGGAGTTTGTACAGTTGTATGGCGGTGGTACTTTGCCTGAACTGTCCATCCAATATAAAGACTATGCAGTTTGGCAGCAGGCTCAGCTGGAAAGTGAATCACTGCGCAAGCAAGAAGCGTTCTGGTTGCATTCATTTGCCGGCGAGCTGCCGCAGCTGGAGCTTCCGTCTGACTTCCCTCGCCCTGCAGTGCAGAGCTTCGAGGGTGACCATATACGCTTTGCAGTTGATACGGAATTGCTCGGGTCATTGAAACGATTGGCTGCTGAAAACGGGTCAACGCTGTACATGGTTTTGTTTGCTGCTTATAATATCCTGCTTTCCAAGTATTCCGGACAGGAAGATATCGTTGTAGGTACTCCGACAGCCGGCCGTTCTCAGGCGGACTTGGAGCATGTCGTCGGGATGTTCGTCGGTACACTGGCGCTGCGAAGCCGTCCGGAAGGCGGGAAAACATTCCACAGCTTCTTGTCGGAAGTAAAGGAGTATGCCCTTCAAGCCTTTGAAGCGCAGGAGTATCCGTTTGATAAGCTGCTGGAGCAGTTGAATATTCGGCGCGATCCCGGCCGCAATCCTTTGTTCGATACGATGTTCAGCATGCAGAGTATCGATCCGGGACTAGGCCAAGAGGGCGGAGCAGGCTTTGGGGAATTGACCTTTACACCGCACGTCTGGCAAAGCGGCATCGCCAAATTTGATCTGACGCTGGAAGTGCGTGAAGGAGCGGGAAGTTTGGAGCTCCAGCTGGATTACAGCACGAATCTGTTTGCGCTGGAGACAGCGAAGCGGATGGCGCGCCATTTCGTATGCTTGTTAGAAAAAATCGTATTAGTCCCGGATCTGACGTTGGCGGAGCTAAGCATAGTACCTAGTGAGGAAGAATGGCAAATCGTTCAAGAATTCAACGATACAAGCTCTGATTATCCGAACAACGAGACGATCGCAACGCTGTTTGAGAAGCAGAGCGCGCTGACACCGAATCATCCGGCTGTTGTCTTTGAGGGTAAACAACTCACCTATCGGGAACTGAATGCGCGGGCGAATCTACTAGCAAACGAGCTGAGGAAGCAGGGGGTTGGCGCAGGCAAGGTCGTTGGCCTACTTGCGGATCGTTCGATCGAGCTGATGATCGGTCTAATGGGCATTCTGAAGGCAGGCGGCGCTTATTTGCTGCTTGACCTAGAAATGCCTGCGGAACGGATCAGATTTATGCTCGAAGATAGCGGCGCTAACATCGTACTGACGCAGCGGAAATTGTATTGGATGGCACAGGCTGCGCTCGCTGAACATGTGATCGACCTCGATGAAGCCGTATTGAATGAGAATAGCTTGATTAGCGAGAACTTGCTGTCACTGGGAGGACCGCGCGATCTGGCCTACGTCATCTATACGTCTGGCTCTACAGGTAAGCCGAAAGGCGTGCTTATTGAACAGCGCAGCGTCGTACGGCTGGTGAAGGAGACGAACTACGTCCAGTGGAGCGAAGATGAGCGCATTCTGCAGACAGGCGCGCTTGGTTTCGATGCGGTTACGTTTGAGATTTTTGGCGCACTGCTGAACGGAGCTACGCTATATCTAGCTGATAAGAGCGTTATTCTGGATAGCGAAAAGCTCGGTGCGTTTATCGCCGATCATCGAATCACGACCATGTGGCTCACATCACCGCTTTTCAACCAGCTTTCACAGGAGAATGCGGAGTTGTTCGCAGGTGTGCGGCAGCTGCTGGTTGGCGGAGACGCGTTGTCGCCGAGCCACATTAATCACGTTCGCTACATGTTTCCGAGTCTGCGTCTGATTAATGGCTATGGTCCGACAGAGAACACAACGTTCTCCACGACATTCTTGATTGAACGGGATTACGAGGGAAGCATCCCGATAGGGCGGCCAATCAGCAATTCGACAGCATACATCGTGAACAAGTACAACCAACTGCAGCCGATCGGCGTGCCGGGCGAGCTATGCGTCGGCGGTGATGGCGTGGCGCGAGGGTATGCGAACCGTCCGGAGCTAACAGCCGAGACCTTCGTTCCGAACCCATTCAAAGAGGGAGAGACGATGTACCGCACCGGTGACCTGGCGAAATGGCTGCCGGACGGGACGATTGAATATAGAGGCCGTATCGATCAGCAGGTGAAGATCCGGGGGTACCGGATCGAGCTGGGCGAGATCGAGGCGGAGTTGATGAAGCATCCTGCTATGAAGGATGCCGTAGTGATCGCTCGTGAGGATGCGAACGGGCAGAAGTTCTTGTGCGCCTACATCGTGGCAGAGCAGGAGCTGGATGTGCCGGAAGTAAAAGCGTTGCTGGCACAGGAGCTGCCATCCTACATGGTGCCGGCGTACATGGTGCAGATGGAGAAGCTGCCGCTTACCGCTAACGGCAAAATCGATCGGCGCGAGCTGCCTGAGCCAGAGGGTGGCTTGGGGCTCGGCACAGAATATGCAGCACCGCGCAATATGACAGAAGAGCGGCTTTGCGTCATCTGGCAGGACGTACTCGGTGTGTCGCAAGTCGGTATCCGCGACGATTTCTTCCAGCTCGGCGGCCACTCGCTGAAGGCGATGACGCTGCTGGCGCGGATCAAGCAGCAGCTTCAAGTGAATGTGCCGCTGCGGATGCTGTTCGAGTCGCCGACGGTAGAGGCGCTTGCCCAGCATATCGTACAGGCCGACAGGGAATCATATGCGGCGATTAAGCCAGTGGAACTGCGCGATTTTTACCCGGTTTCCTCCGCCCAGAAGCGGATGTATATCATGAGCCAATTTACAGGCTCGAACACTAGCTATAACATTCCAGGCGTCATGTTCATGGAAGGTGAATTGGATCTGGAGAGATTCGAGCAAGCGTTCCGGTGCTTGGTTGCCCGGCATGAATCACTGCGGACGACGTTCGAGACAGTCCACGGCGAAGCGGTGCAGATCGTGCACACGAATGTTCATTTTGAGGTTGAGTACGCCAGAAGCACTGAGGAAGGGCTGGCTTCCATCGTTACGGAGTTTGTACAGCCATTCAATTTGCAAAAGGCACCGCTGCTGCGAGTCAAGCTCGTACATGTAAGTGCTCAGCGCTATTTACTGCTGTTTGATATGCACCACATTGTATCCGACGGCGTGTCGATGGGCATTTTGTTAAGTGAATTTGCATGCCTGTATCGTGGAGATGATCTGCCTGAATTAACGGTTCAATATAAAGATTTCGCTGTTTGGCAGAACAGCATGCTCTCTTCCGAGTCGATGCGAATCCATGAAGCGTACTGGCTTGAGACGTTCTCCGGCACTATTCCGGTGTTGGCGCTGCCGACTGACTATCCGAGACCAGCCGTTCAAAGTTTTGAAGGGGATGCGCTCACCGTGAGGTTAAGCCAGCCGCTGCGCGATCAAATTCACAACATAGCGTCCGATTATGGCGCCACACTTTACATGATGCTGCTTGCCGCGTATCAAGTGCTGCTTTCCAAATACAGCGGGCAGATGGATGTAATCGTTGGAACACCGGTAGCAGGCAGGCCGCTTGCTGAAACCGAGAACATTCTCGGCATGTTTGTGAATACGCTCGCGATACGCAGCCAGCCGGAAAGCGGTAAAACGTTCGCGCAGTTTTTGGAGGAAGTGAAGCGAAGTTCATTACTGGCTCTGGAACACCATCATTACCCTTTGGAGATGCTCATTGATCAATTGGAGCTGCGCAGGGATTTAAGCCGAAATCCGCTCTTCGATACGGTCTTCAGTGTGCAGAATCAGGAGATGAAAGCTTCGGAGTTTGCCGGTCTTAGATTCGAACCTTACCACACGGAAAACAAAATCGCCCAGTTCGATTTGTCAGTCAAAGCGATCGAGGATGAAAACGAGATTGTGCTCCATGCGGAATACGCCAGCCATTTGTTTCATAAAGAGACGATTGAACGGATGATGACCGATTATCAAGCGTTACTGCATCAGGTTACGGAAAATCCGGGCATTTTGTTGAGAGATATTGCACTTACGCACTTCGACAAGTTGGAAAATGTGTTGGATGAGGCTGTGGAGTTTCTATTTTAG